The genomic segment ACGGGCTCGACCGCGCAGTCACAGAGCGGTGCGGCAAATTCCAATGCAGCCGGCAACCAGCCTGCAACGCAGCAGAGCGCCAACCCGCCTCCTGCGAACACCAACCAGGCGCAGGACCGGTCCAATCCGCCGCCGGCCAACAATCAGGCCCAGCAGGCACCTGCCGCATCTGGAACCAACCAGGCCCAGCAGGCACCGACTGCGCCGACGAGCAATCAGGCTGCCGCCCAGACCGACGTCAATATCAGCAAGCAGCAGGAGACCAGGATCAGCGCGTCAATCTCGCACCTCAACGTGCGGCCGCTGACCAGCGTCAATTTCTCGCTGAATGTCGGCACGGTGGTTCCGCGCGACGTGCACCTCTCGACACTTCCGCCGGACGTGGTCGAGATCGTGCCGCAATATCGCGGCTACAGCTTTGCGCTGGTGAAAGATCAGATCGTCGTGGTCGATCCGGCGACCTACAAGATCGTGACGGTGTTGCCGTACTCAGGCCAGTCCACGGCGACAACGACGACGACCACGCGCGAGCGTAGCGCCAGCAAGTTCTCGGATCGCGATCGCGAGGTGATCCGCAAGCATGCGAAGACCCGCACCGAAGGACGCAGCGAGGCGCGGACCACCGGCAGCACCGCACGCACGGAGATGCGCATCGGTGATCGGGTCCCGGAGACCGTCGAGGTCGAGGAATTCCCGACCACGGTCTACCGCGATGCGCCGGGCTTGCGCGAATATCGCTATATCCATCGCGACAGCCGGACCTACGTCATTGAGCCGCGCGAACGTCGGGTTATCGAGGAGATCGATTAGCTCAATGGAGATCGGAGCCGCGCAAGCGAGCGGCTCCGATCGCTAGCCTGACGTCCGTTCGCGCGATGCGATGCGAACGGCGCGCGCCTTCGCGCTCTTTCCGGCCGCGCGTGCCGCTATCATGCTGCGTGCCCTGCCGGGACCCGCGGCATTCTTCCGCAGCAGGGTTGCGAATTGCTTGCGCGCGCGGTTCGTCGTCAGGCGCGTCGCGAGTTGCTCGGCCTTGCGAATGATGCCCGCAACCGAAGGCGTCAGGTTCACCGGAACCCAGGCGACGTCCTTGGCCTTCGAAAGGCTGCCGATGCCCTCGCATGGCGCTTCGCGCGGCAGGTCGATCCTGATCGCGAGCGCCTCCGAGCGTTCGATCCAGTCTTCGGCTTTGGTGCCGGTGATGATCCGGACATAGTCGCGCGTTTCGCGCGGCAGCTCGCTCTCCCTGGCAAGCCATTTCTGGATGCGGCCGGGACCGGCATTGTAGGCGGCGGCAGCAAGGCCGAGATTGCCGAAATCGTCGCGCAGCTTGCGCAGGAATTTCGCCGACGCCGGCAGCGCCTTCATCGGATCGAAGGGATCGTCGAGCCCGACCTCGGCCGCCGTCCCCGGCATGAACTGGGCGACGCCCTGCGCGCCGGCGTGGCTGACCTCGTTGGACTTGAAGCGGCTCTCCTGCCAGATCAGGCGTGCGAAGAACGGCACTGGAATGCCGCTGGATTCGGCGGCCGCGCGCAGCGCGTGACAAAATCGTTCGGTTGGCGAGGGCTCGGCCTGCACCGCCGGCTCGACCGCGCGTGGTGGCTCGATCACCTGCTCATAGGCCGCGTGCGCGTTGGCAAGCTCGATCGCCTGCACGCTGGCGACGAAGAGTTCGACCACTGGAACAAGTGACGAGGCATGATTGTTCTGGAGAACAGTAGTGTCGAAACGTGATGCTTGCCGGGACGCCGACGGATCGAGGTCGCACATCAGAAGCAGAAACGCGGCGCAAGCCGCGACGACAAATCGCATTTGCGGGGACAACCTCGAACTGTGGGATGAACGGCCAGCGCTGCGCCGGCGATAGGAAGTTCTTAACCGTCCGATTGCGGCAAAGCTGCGGTCTCCTCGGTTCCTTCGGTGTTAGTACGGTGTTCCCGAAGAGAAACCTTCCGCGGGTTTGCGGGCCGCTTGCGAGTGGGATGTGCGATGACGATGCGATGGATGCTTGGCGCGGTGATTTCGCTGTGGCTCGTCGGCCCGGCGCTCGCAGGCAATCTCGATCCGGCTGCGGTGAACGAAGCTGCGCGTCCTGCGAAGCCGCCGGCCACCGACAAGCTGAATGCAGCCGTGGTGAAACTTCAGGTGCTGCTCGATCGCGCGCAATTCTCGCCCGGCGAGATTGACGGCAAGTTCGGCGAGAACGCGCAGAAGGCGCTCAAGGCGTTCGCGGAGCAGAACGGCATCGCATCCGACAAGGGAGTCGCGCCGGAGCTCTGGGACAAGCTGACCGCAGCGAGCGAGGGCCCCATTCTCGTCGACTACAAGATCACGGACGCCGATGTGAAAGGGCCGTTCCTGGAGAAATTGCCTAGTAAGCTCGACGACATGAAATCGCTGAAGGCGCTGAGCTACACCACCCCTCTCGAAGGACTTGCCGAGAAATTTCACATGAGTGCGGATCTGCTCAGGGCGCTCAATCCGGGCAAGGCGTTCGACAAGGCAGGAGCGACGATCGTCGTTGCCAACGTTCCGGCACGGCGCGAGCTGTCGCGCATCGCCCGGCTCGAAGTCGACAAGACGCACGGGACCTTGAAAGCGTTCGATGCCAGCGGCGCTCTGCTGGCGTTCTATCCGGCGTCAGTCGGCAGTCCGGATCGCCCGACGCCGACCGGAACGCTGAAGGTCACCGGCACCAACGCGCAGCCGACCTACCATTACAATCCCGAGTACAAGTTCAAGAGCGTCAAGTCCAACAGGCCGTTCGACATCCAGCCGGGGCCCAACAATCCCGTGGGAGCATACTGGATCGGCCTGTCGGCGCAGGGCTACGGCATCCACGGAACGGCGGAGCCGGACAAGGTCAGCAAGTCGGCGTCGCACGGCTGCGTCCGCCTGACCAATTGGGACGCGCGTGTGCTCGGCGAGAACGTGAAGCGCGGTACACAAGTCGTCTTCCTCGATGCGCCGACGGAATCCTCATCGAGGCGGCAGGGCACGCCAGCTGCGAAGCGTGCCGCGAATTAGTCCTTGGGAAAATCCTTGCGCATCGCGATCTCCGCCGCGTCGCCGGGCGACAGCACGGTCTGGTCGAAGGCGGCCTGCGGCGTCGTCATGATGTCATAGAGCGAGATGCCCTTGATCGGCTTGCCCATGAGCTCGCGGACGCATTCTGCGAGCGTGCCGTTGTAGACGAGATAGGGCGGACCGCGATCCTTCTGCCTCTGGCCTTTCAGCGACGGCCATTTCTTCAGTTCGGCCGGCGCGTCATAGGCGATCGGCGATCCCTCTTTGAACATGCGGTTGGCCCCGGTGGCTTGGATGGCCGCGAAGCCTACAGCCGCCGGGTAAACACCCGTTAAAGAATTGGTTCAAATCAGCCGGCAACGAAGGCGAGCAGGGTGCCGTTGGCCTTGGCCGGCGGCACGCAGATCGCAGCTCCGCTCCGCACGGCGGCCGACCCCAGCGCCATCTCGGTCGCCGCGAGATCGCCGCTCACCAGCACCAGCGCGGCGCCGCCGCGCTCGGAGAGGCCGGTCAGCGGCACGCCGGGATAGCGCTTGGCGAGCTGGTCCAGCGTCAGATAGACGAAGTCGGCGCGATCGCCGCCGGAGGGCACGCTGACCGCGCCGTCCGCGTCGGTCTTGGCTTCGCGGTCGATCAGGCGGGCGAGATGCGCGGCCTCCTTGGCGGGCTCTGGCGTTGCGATCAGCGTCTGCTTGATCCGCTTGGCCGCATTGGCGTGGGTCATCAGCTCGGGAATCCACACGGTCTCGCGGGTCTTGTGCTGGCAGGCGAAGATGCGCACGCCGCCCGGCGCTTCCGCCGTCGGCCACATGAAGGTGCGGAATTTCGCCGCCGAGATCGTACCATCAGGCAGCGTGACAGGGCGTTCGAAATCGGTCGGGCCGATCGGCTCCAGTCCCCGTGCGCGGATCTCCTCGGCGCCGGCCGCGCTATCGACCGCGGTGAAAGCGATGCGCTCGATCCCTTCGCCGCGCTTGTCCAGGAAGGCGCGCGCGGGAACATTGAGCTCGGTCGGGGCGAGCACGCCGAGCAGCTCCATATAGTCGGGGTCGAACATGATGGTGTAGTTGCCTGTGCCCATATGAACGCTGTGGGTGCCGCGCGGGGACACGGTGAAGCCCAGTTGCCGATAATTCTCGGCGGCCTTGTCGAGGTCCTTCACCATGACGACGGCGTGATCGGTACCGATGACGTTCTTGAGGGCCACTGTTCTCATCCCCGATTGCAAGCTGACTTTGCGCCGCGCCCGCGGCTGCCGGCCATGTCTACGCCGGATAGGCGGCCAAGTCATTTTCAATTCGGCGGGAGAAGCGGAATTTCATTCCGCGCAACGCATCCGCGTCCGCCGCGCCTCAGCGCGCCTGCTCGATATAGGCCGCGAGGACGGCGCGCTCCTCGCCGGTCATTTCCGTGATGTTGCCAGGCGGCATCGCATTCGACCAGGCCGCGACCCGCCCGATCAGGCGGATGTTGCGATGGATGTGCTCGGGCGTGTCGAGCAAAATGCCCTTCGGCGCGGTGACGATGCCGGCCCAGACCGGTTCGGCTGCATGGCACATGCTGCAGCGGGACATCACGATCTCCTCGACATTGGCGACCGTGACCGGCGCCGACAATGCGCCCGTCTTCACCTCGCGCGGGCCGGCGGCGGAAAGGAGGAGGATCGCAATCACGCCGGCAGCGGCTACGCCCCACACCCACCACGGCGATTGGCGGCCGGCATGGCGCTCGTTGAAGAAGTGGCGGATCACCGGCCCGAGCGCCAGGATGATCGCGACGATGATCCAGTTGAAGCGCGTGGCGTAGAGCAGGGGATAGTGGTTGCTGATCATCAGCACGACAACGGGGAGCGTCAGGTAATTGTTGTGGACCGAGCGCTCCTTGCTGGCCTTGCCGAGCTTCGGGTCGGGCGCCTGTCCGGCGATCAGGCTGGCCACGATCTTCTTCTGGTTCGGGATGATCAGCGTGAAGACATTGGCCACCATGATGGTGCCGATGATCGCGCCGATCTGGTTGAAGGCGCCGCGGCCGCTCAGCACATGGGTGAAGGCGTAGGTGAGCGCGACCAGGAACAGATAGCCGCCGATGGCGAAGGGCAGCTCGCGCTGCGCGAGCCCGGTGCGGCAGGCGGCCTCATAGAGCAGCCACGCCAGCGCGAGGCTGCAGAAGCTGAACAGCCCGGCCTGGAATGGCGTGAGATCGAGGATCGACTTGTCGACCAGGAACAGGTCGGCCTCGAGATAATAGACCACCACCATCAGCGCGAAGCCGGACAGCCAGGTGGTGTAGGCTTCCCATTTGAACCAGGTCAGCTCGTTCGGCATCTGGCTGGGCGCGACCAGGTATTTCATGATCCTATAGAAGCCGCCGCCATGGACCTGCCAGGCCTCGCCCTGCACGCCGTCAGGCAGGTCGGCCTTCGGCTTCAGGCTGAGGTCGAGCGCGATGAAATAGAAGGAACTGCCGATCCAGGCGATCGCGGCCACCACGTGCAGCCAGCGCAGCAGCAGGCTCGCCCATTCCGATATGATGGATCCCCACATGATCTCCCCATCCGACGCGACCTGGATGCCGCAGCCTCCATGACCGTAACCGGCGCTCGCCGCCCCCACAATGTGTCGCACCGTTCAACCGCGTTTTCCAGTATGATGGGCTGCGGCTGATGCACATCGTGCGGGCATGAACTGACGTGGGATTCGGCAGGCGCCAAACTCGCCGCAGACCTTTTTCGGTTGATCGGCGTTGACGCACGACACGGGCAAGGCGGAGGACGACGTGAGCGACAGGATAACGTTCGTGGCGATGCTCGCAGCGCTGCTGGTTGTGGCCGGCGCGCAGGCCGAGCCAGTGTTGCAAGGCAAGGACGCCTATGGTGATTGGCGCGCTGACAAGCCCGGCACGGTCAGGCTGATCCGGCCGCAGGATCTGGTCAGGCCTGGCGCCACGCGATCGGTTGCGAGCTCGTCGCGCGTTGTGCCGCGTCCGCCGGAAGCCGAGCTCCAGGTTCCGGCCGGCTTCAAGATCGAGCTGTTCGCCGAAGGCCTGCGCGCGCCGCGTATCATCCGCGTGGCACCGAATGGCGATGTGTTCGTCGCGGAAACACGAGCCGGGACCATCCGCGTGCTGCGCGCGGGTGAGGGTGGCAAGGCCGCGACCAACGAGGTGTTCGCCAGCGGCCTGCGGCAGCCATTCGGCATCGCGTTCTTTCCCAATGGCGACAATCCGCAATGGGTCTACATCGCCAACACCGACAGCGTCGTCCGCTTTCCCTACCAGGCCGGCGATCTCAAGGCGCGCGGCAAGGCGGAGACGATTGTTGCGAGCCTGCCGCATGACGGCGGGCATTCCACGCGCGATATCGTCTTCACGCCCGACAACAAGCGTATGCTGGTGTCGGTGGGCTCTCTCAGCAATGTCGCCGAGGGCATGGGCACACCGCCGGGCGGGATGGACGCGTGGTCGAAGACGCAGCCGCTCGGCGCCACATGGGCCAGCGAGCTCGAACGTGCCGCGGTGCTGGCCTTCAATCCCGACGGCAAGGAGCGAAAGATCTATGCCACCGGTATCCGCAACTGCGTGGGCCTCGCGATCCAGCCGCAGACCGGGCTGCCCTGGTGCTCGACCAACGAGCGCGACGGCCTCGGCGACGATCTCGTGCCCGATTACGTCACCAGCGTGAAGGAGGGCGCGTTCTACGGTTGGCCGTGGTTCTATATCGGCAACAATGAAGACCCGCGCCACGCCGGCGCGCGGCCGGATCTCAAGGACAAGGTGACGGTGCCTGATGTGCTGATCCAGCCGCACTCGGCCTCGCTCGGCATGACGTTCTACCAAAGCACGCAGTTTCCGCCCGAATACCAGGGCGACGCCTTCGCTGCCGAGCACGGCTCCTGGAACAGGTCGAAACGCACCGGCTACAAGGTGATCCGCATCCGCATGAAGGACGGCAAGCCGACCGGCGAGTACGAGGATTTCGTCACGGGGTTCGTCGTGAACGACAGCGAGGTGTGGGGGCGCCCGGTGGGCGTCGCCGTGGCGAAGGATGGATCGCTGCTGGTCTCGGAAGATGGCAACGGCACGATCTGGCGGGTGACATATTCGCGATGAGCGCCTTACTCTTTGCCTCTCCCCGCGTGCGAGGAGAGGGAGAAGAACGACCTACCCCCGCCTCACGCTGGCACCCCCATCAACCGGCAGCGTCACACCCGTAATGAAATTCGCCTCATCGCTCGCCAGGAACAGCGCGGCGTTGGCGACGTCCCAGCCCGTGCCCATCTTCCTGCGCAGCGGCACCTTGCTGTCGCGTTCGGCTTCGACTTCGGCGCGGGTCTTCCGCCATTCGCGGGCGCGGGTATCGACGGCCATCGGCGTGTTCATCAGGCCGGGCAGGATGACGTTGGCGCGGATGCCGTATTCGGCGTTCTGGTAGGCGAGCTGTTCGGTGAAGGCGATCATCGCCGACTTCGTCGCCTTGTAGGCGACGTAAGGATAGGTCGTGATTGCCGCCATCGACGAGATGTTGATGATGGCGCCGCTTCTCTGCGCGCGCATGATCGGGATCACCTCTTTCGCCGCCAGGATGCAGCTCTTCAGATTGATGGCAACGACGCGATCGAACGCCTCCTCGGTCAATTGCAGCAGCTCGGCATCGCCGCCGGCGAGGCTGACGCCGACATTGTTGTGCAGCACGTCGATACGCCCCCAGCGCGATTGCGCATCCGCAACCATCGCCTTGATGTCCTCAGCTTTGGTCACGTCCGCCTTGAAGGCCGCGGCCGTGCCGCCTTTCGCGGCGATCATCGCCACTGTTTCCTGCGCCGATTCCAGATTGTGGTCGACGCACAAAACCTTGGCGTCCTCGCGCGCGAAGGTGAGCGCAGTCGCCCGGCCGTTGCCCATGCCTTCGCCGGGGCTTTGCCCGGCCCCGACGACGATCGCGACCTTGTCCTTTAAGCGCATCTCGGTTCACTCCCGTCTTCGTCATTATTTTCGTGCAGATTAGCAATCGCGCTCCTGGGAGAGAAGAGCGCGCTTTCCGCCTTCATGTCATTGACATCACACGGAATTGCATGTGGCGGCCGGCCCATCGCGCATGGCTGGCCGTTGCAGTCCCGGAACCGTTCCGACCTCGCAGCGTTTGTTGCGGAGCCTTTCCCGCGCTAGGCTCAGTCCAGGGGCTTCCCAACCACCAGTGGCTTGCCGATGAATCTGCTCGACCCACAAGGGCCCGTGGCTGCCGCCAACAGCACCATCCTGGTCGATTCCGTCTTCATCATGCTCGTGATCGTGGTGCCGACCATTTTCGCGATCCTGGCTTTTGCGTTCTGGTTTCGCGCCTCGAATCCGAGGGCGCGCTATCAGCCGGAGTTCGTCTATTCCGGCCGCGTCGAGATGGTGGTGTGGGCAATCCCGGCGCTCACGGTGATCCTGCTCGGCGGCGTCGCCTGGATCGGCTCGCACCAGCTCGATCCCGCAGCGCCCGTGCCCGGCACCGGCAGCCCGGTGCGGATCCAGGCCGTCTCGCTCGATTGGAAATGGCTCTTCATCTATCCGGACCAGCGCATCGCCACCGTCAACACGCTGACGGTGCCGACCGGCGCCGAGCTGAATTTCCAGCTGACATCTTCGAGCGTGATGAACACGTTCTTCATCCCGCAGCTCGGCAGCATGATCTACACCATGAACGGCATGGTGACGAAGCTGAACCTGCGCGCCGACAACGAAGGCAAGCTTCAGGGCCTGTCGGCACATTTCTCCGGCGACGGTTTCCCGGACATGATGTTCGACGTCCACGTGATCTCGCCGCTCGCCTTTCCGGACTGGGTGGCGAATACGGCGAAGTCGGATGCGGTGCTGAACGAGGACAGCTACAAGAAGCTGATGCAGCAGGGTGTCGAGCGGGGCCGGCCGACCTACCGCCTCGAAGACCCGCGCCTGTTCGATCTGATCGCGACCCAGCACATTCCGCCCGGGCCCGGGCCGGAGCTCGCGTCCGAAGCAGGCCGGTCGCACAGTGGAGGCCATGATGCTCGGTAAGCTCGATTGGTCGGCCATCCCGTTCGACCAGCCGATTCCGCTCGTCGCCGGCGCGGTGGTGCTGGTCGCCATCTTCGGCGTGCTGGCCTGGGTCGCCGTCAAGGGACATCTGCCCTATCTCTGGCACGAATGGATCACCAGCGTCGATCACAAGCGCATCGGCGTCATGTACATCCTGCTGGCATCGGTGATGCTGCTGCGCGGCGGCAGCGACGCCATCATGATGCGGATCCAGCAAGCGGTGGCCTATCAGTCGCAGGGCTATCTGCCGCCGGAGCACTACAACCAGATCTTCTCAGCGCACGGCACCATCATGATCTTCTTCGTGGCGATGCCGTTCGTGATCGGGCTGATGAACCTCGTCGTGCCGCTCCAGCTCGGCGTGCGCGACGTCGCCTTCCCGACGCTCAATTCGGTCGGCTTCTGGCTGACGGCGACCGGCGCGCTATTGGTCAATATCTCGCTCGTGGTCGGCGAGTTCGCGCGCACCGGCTGGCTCGCCTTTCCGCCGCTGTCGGAATTGTCCTACTCGCCCGGCGTCGGCGTCGATTATTACGCCTGGTCGCTGCAGATCTCCGGCGTCGGCACGCTGGTGGCCGGCATCAATCTCGTCACCACCGTGCTGAAGCTGCGTACCAGGGGCATGAACTACCTGCGCATGCCGATGTTCTGCTGGACCACGCTGGCCTCGAACCTCCTCATCGTCGCGGCGTTCCCGATCCTCACCGCGACGCTCGCGATGCTGCTGCTCGACCGCTATCTCGGCTTCCACTTCTTCACCAACGAGGCCGGCGGCAACGTCATGATGTTCATGAACCTGATCTGGGCCTGGGGCCATCCCGAGGTCTATATTTTGGTGCTGCCGGCCTTCGGCATCTTCTCCGAGGTGGTCTCGACCTTCTCCGGCAAGGCGCTGTTCGGCTACCGCTCCATGGTGCTTGCGACCATGGCGATCTGCGTCATCTCCTTCATGGTCTGGCTGCACCATTTCTTCACGATGGGGGCAGGGCCGAACGTCAACGCCATCTTCGGCATCGCCAGCATGATCATCGCGGTGCCGACCGGCGTGAAGATCTATAACTGGCTGTTCACGATGTATGGCGGCCGCATCCGCTTTGCGACACCGATGTTGTGGTCGGTCGGCTTCATGGTCACCTTCATCATCGGCGGATTGACGGGCGTCCTGGTCGCGGTGCCGCCGGCGGACTTCATGCTCCACAACAGCATGTTCCTGGTCGCGCATTTCCACAACGTCATCATCGGCGGCGTGCTGTTCGGCGCCTTCGCCGGCTTCGAATACTGGTTTCCGAAGGCGTTCGGTTTCCGCCTCGACGAGCGCTGGGGCAAGGCGGCGTTCTGGTTCACCTTCACGGGCTTCTACGTCACCTTCATGCCGCTCTATATCGTCGGCATGCTCGGCATGACCCGGCGCATGCAGCACTATGACGTCGCGGCCTGGCGGCCCTGGATGATCATCGCTGCACTCGGCATGGCCGTGCTGACGATGGGTGTGATCTGCCAGATCGTGCAGCTCGTGGTCAGCATCCGCAATCGCGAGGCGCTGCGCGACCGCACCGGCGATCCCTGGGACGGTCGCTCGCTGGAATGGGCGACCTCGTCGCCGCCGCCGGTGTTCAACTTCGCCTTCCATCCCGATGTTCGCGGTGAAGACGCCTATTGGGACATGAAGGTGCACGCCCGGCAGCAATCGTTCGAGCATGACGTGCCCGAATATCAGGACATCGAGATGCCGCGCAATTCTCCTACCGGCTTCGTCTGCGCGTTCTTCGCCACCATCATGGGCTTCGCCCTGATCTGGCACATCTGGTGGATGGTGATCCTGGGGGGGATCGGCGCGTTCGCGACCTTCGTCGTGTTCGCCTGGCGCGACCATGACGAGTACGTCATTCCGGCCGCGGAGGTCGCCGCGATCGACCGCGTCAATATCGAGGAACGGCGCAGCCTCGTCAGCATGGCGGGAGCGGTGTGATGGCGATGACAGCAACCGTCGGCCATGCGCACGCCGATCCCCATCACATCGGCGTCGTCATCGAGCATCCCGGGCCCGCGCCGAAGCGGATCGTGACCGCCTACGGCTTTTGGGTCTTCCTGCTCTCCGACATCGTGATGTTCTCCTGCTTCTTTGCGGCCTATGCGGTGCTATCAGGCCAGACCGCCGGCGGCCCCAAG from the Bradyrhizobium sp. WBAH42 genome contains:
- a CDS encoding DUF1236 domain-containing protein, whose amino-acid sequence is MIRLLATTALGVVLASAAFAQSPSTNPPSQQTPQSQSNTTAPSATSPSSAADKQQTTSQPQQSTTSGTPAQTTQANPQSSGSGTANTGSTAQSQSGAANSNAAGNQPATQQSANPPPANTNQAQDRSNPPPANNQAQQAPAASGTNQAQQAPTAPTSNQAAAQTDVNISKQQETRISASISHLNVRPLTSVNFSLNVGTVVPRDVHLSTLPPDVVEIVPQYRGYSFALVKDQIVVVDPATYKIVTVLPYSGQSTATTTTTTRERSASKFSDRDREVIRKHAKTRTEGRSEARTTGSTARTEMRIGDRVPETVEVEEFPTTVYRDAPGLREYRYIHRDSRTYVIEPRERRVIEEID
- a CDS encoding lytic transglycosylase domain-containing protein; its protein translation is MRFVVAACAAFLLLMCDLDPSASRQASRFDTTVLQNNHASSLVPVVELFVASVQAIELANAHAAYEQVIEPPRAVEPAVQAEPSPTERFCHALRAAAESSGIPVPFFARLIWQESRFKSNEVSHAGAQGVAQFMPGTAAEVGLDDPFDPMKALPASAKFLRKLRDDFGNLGLAAAAYNAGPGRIQKWLARESELPRETRDYVRIITGTKAEDWIERSEALAIRIDLPREAPCEGIGSLSKAKDVAWVPVNLTPSVAGIIRKAEQLATRLTTNRARKQFATLLRKNAAGPGRARSMIAARAAGKSAKARAVRIASRERTSG
- a CDS encoding L,D-transpeptidase family protein encodes the protein MTMRWMLGAVISLWLVGPALAGNLDPAAVNEAARPAKPPATDKLNAAVVKLQVLLDRAQFSPGEIDGKFGENAQKALKAFAEQNGIASDKGVAPELWDKLTAASEGPILVDYKITDADVKGPFLEKLPSKLDDMKSLKALSYTTPLEGLAEKFHMSADLLRALNPGKAFDKAGATIVVANVPARRELSRIARLEVDKTHGTLKAFDASGALLAFYPASVGSPDRPTPTGTLKVTGTNAQPTYHYNPEYKFKSVKSNRPFDIQPGPNNPVGAYWIGLSAQGYGIHGTAEPDKVSKSASHGCVRLTNWDARVLGENVKRGTQVVFLDAPTESSSRRQGTPAAKRAAN
- a CDS encoding VOC family protein, with the protein product MALKNVIGTDHAVVMVKDLDKAAENYRQLGFTVSPRGTHSVHMGTGNYTIMFDPDYMELLGVLAPTELNVPARAFLDKRGEGIERIAFTAVDSAAGAEEIRARGLEPIGPTDFERPVTLPDGTISAAKFRTFMWPTAEAPGGVRIFACQHKTRETVWIPELMTHANAAKRIKQTLIATPEPAKEAAHLARLIDREAKTDADGAVSVPSGGDRADFVYLTLDQLAKRYPGVPLTGLSERGGAALVLVSGDLAATEMALGSAAVRSGAAICVPPAKANGTLLAFVAG
- a CDS encoding urate hydroxylase PuuD; the encoded protein is MWGSIISEWASLLLRWLHVVAAIAWIGSSFYFIALDLSLKPKADLPDGVQGEAWQVHGGGFYRIMKYLVAPSQMPNELTWFKWEAYTTWLSGFALMVVVYYLEADLFLVDKSILDLTPFQAGLFSFCSLALAWLLYEAACRTGLAQRELPFAIGGYLFLVALTYAFTHVLSGRGAFNQIGAIIGTIMVANVFTLIIPNQKKIVASLIAGQAPDPKLGKASKERSVHNNYLTLPVVVLMISNHYPLLYATRFNWIIVAIILALGPVIRHFFNERHAGRQSPWWVWGVAAAGVIAILLLSAAGPREVKTGALSAPVTVANVEEIVMSRCSMCHAAEPVWAGIVTAPKGILLDTPEHIHRNIRLIGRVAAWSNAMPPGNITEMTGEERAVLAAYIEQAR
- a CDS encoding sorbosone dehydrogenase family protein, whose translation is MLAALLVVAGAQAEPVLQGKDAYGDWRADKPGTVRLIRPQDLVRPGATRSVASSSRVVPRPPEAELQVPAGFKIELFAEGLRAPRIIRVAPNGDVFVAETRAGTIRVLRAGEGGKAATNEVFASGLRQPFGIAFFPNGDNPQWVYIANTDSVVRFPYQAGDLKARGKAETIVASLPHDGGHSTRDIVFTPDNKRMLVSVGSLSNVAEGMGTPPGGMDAWSKTQPLGATWASELERAAVLAFNPDGKERKIYATGIRNCVGLAIQPQTGLPWCSTNERDGLGDDLVPDYVTSVKEGAFYGWPWFYIGNNEDPRHAGARPDLKDKVTVPDVLIQPHSASLGMTFYQSTQFPPEYQGDAFAAEHGSWNRSKRTGYKVIRIRMKDGKPTGEYEDFVTGFVVNDSEVWGRPVGVAVAKDGSLLVSEDGNGTIWRVTYSR
- a CDS encoding SDR family NAD(P)-dependent oxidoreductase: MRLKDKVAIVVGAGQSPGEGMGNGRATALTFAREDAKVLCVDHNLESAQETVAMIAAKGGTAAAFKADVTKAEDIKAMVADAQSRWGRIDVLHNNVGVSLAGGDAELLQLTEEAFDRVVAINLKSCILAAKEVIPIMRAQRSGAIINISSMAAITTYPYVAYKATKSAMIAFTEQLAYQNAEYGIRANVILPGLMNTPMAVDTRAREWRKTRAEVEAERDSKVPLRRKMGTGWDVANAALFLASDEANFITGVTLPVDGGASVRRG
- a CDS encoding cytochrome ubiquinol oxidase subunit II, encoding MAAANSTILVDSVFIMLVIVVPTIFAILAFAFWFRASNPRARYQPEFVYSGRVEMVVWAIPALTVILLGGVAWIGSHQLDPAAPVPGTGSPVRIQAVSLDWKWLFIYPDQRIATVNTLTVPTGAELNFQLTSSSVMNTFFIPQLGSMIYTMNGMVTKLNLRADNEGKLQGLSAHFSGDGFPDMMFDVHVISPLAFPDWVANTAKSDAVLNEDSYKKLMQQGVERGRPTYRLEDPRLFDLIATQHIPPGPGPELASEAGRSHSGGHDAR
- the cyoB gene encoding cytochrome o ubiquinol oxidase subunit I, which encodes MLGKLDWSAIPFDQPIPLVAGAVVLVAIFGVLAWVAVKGHLPYLWHEWITSVDHKRIGVMYILLASVMLLRGGSDAIMMRIQQAVAYQSQGYLPPEHYNQIFSAHGTIMIFFVAMPFVIGLMNLVVPLQLGVRDVAFPTLNSVGFWLTATGALLVNISLVVGEFARTGWLAFPPLSELSYSPGVGVDYYAWSLQISGVGTLVAGINLVTTVLKLRTRGMNYLRMPMFCWTTLASNLLIVAAFPILTATLAMLLLDRYLGFHFFTNEAGGNVMMFMNLIWAWGHPEVYILVLPAFGIFSEVVSTFSGKALFGYRSMVLATMAICVISFMVWLHHFFTMGAGPNVNAIFGIASMIIAVPTGVKIYNWLFTMYGGRIRFATPMLWSVGFMVTFIIGGLTGVLVAVPPADFMLHNSMFLVAHFHNVIIGGVLFGAFAGFEYWFPKAFGFRLDERWGKAAFWFTFTGFYVTFMPLYIVGMLGMTRRMQHYDVAAWRPWMIIAALGMAVLTMGVICQIVQLVVSIRNREALRDRTGDPWDGRSLEWATSSPPPVFNFAFHPDVRGEDAYWDMKVHARQQSFEHDVPEYQDIEMPRNSPTGFVCAFFATIMGFALIWHIWWMVILGGIGAFATFVVFAWRDHDEYVIPAAEVAAIDRVNIEERRSLVSMAGAV